The bacterium DNA segment ACCGCGCGTTTGCGACTGATCGCCGGTCGTGCGGAATCTGTGGCTATCGCTGGAGGACGGGTGAGTTCGCAGTCACCGGTGTTCCTCCGCCACCCACGAGACCTTGAAAGGACACGGATTGATCTAGCCCTGATCCGTCGTACCGCCTCGCGAGAAAACGCGTCAGAGTGCGTGATTCGGGGTCGCACGCAGGCCGTGCTCACCGGAGCTTGGGTTTCACCCAAGTGAGGATGAGCGCGGTCGAGTACGACCGCGAAGCGCGTGCTCTGGCGCGAGCCGAAGGCGGTTTTCGCCGAGGCGGTATGACGGATCAGGGCTAACTCTACACCGCCGGCACACCCAACGGTCGCAAGATTTCGATCGGACTCGAAGAACTCGGACTCGACTACGAGGTCAAGCGGGTCGCACTCGACGGTGAGCAGAAGGAAACGCCTTTTCTCGCGCTCAATCCCAACCACAAGATTCCGGTACTCGACGACGACGGACAAGTGATCTGGGAATCTGGAGCCATCCTGCTTCACCTGGCCGAGAAGTACGGAAAAGGTGAGATCCTGTCGCGAGACCCCATCAAGCGCATGGAAGCCATCCAGTACGCGTTCTTTCAAACGGGCGGGATCGGACCGAACATGGGTCGCTTCGGTGCCGCTCTGCGAAAAGAAGGCGAGAAAAACGCGGAGATGCTGGAGATCTTCGGGGGTGAAGTGAGCCGCCTGATCGGAGTCCTGGAGCGCATCCTGTCCGACGGTCGCGAATACCTGGCCGGCGACTACAGCATCGGCGACATCATGCACTACCCGTGGCTGAGCATTCCGCTCCAACTGGGAATGGCGCAGGTCATGGAGAGTGAACGCGTGGTCGAATGGCTAGAACGCATCGGCAAGCGTCCCGCAGTCCAGCGAGGAATGGCGGTTCCGGAATAGTCGCTCAGGCGCCCTTCCACTCCGGTTTGCGCTTCTCGGCGAATGCGCGCGGGCCCTCCTTGAAGTCCGCACTGCGAACCATGTCACCGATCGCGGAGTACTGCCCGTTCTGCAGAGCCTCCACCAGATCGGAGCGGTCCAGGCTCTGCATTACGGTCTGTTTGCTGGCCCGGATCGAGAGTGGAGCGCACTCCAGAATCTGATCGGCCCATGCGCGCGCGGCATTCATGAGGTCAGCCTGCGGAACGACCTCATTGACGAAGCCGAGATCCAGACCCTCGGCCGCGCTGACGCGCCGGCCGGTGAGGATCATACCCATGGCACGCTTGACGCCGATCTGCCTGGGCAGGCGCTGCAATCCCCCGGCGAGCGCCGCCAGGCCGACACGCGGCTCCGGCAGCGCGAAGATGGCGTTGTCGGAAGCGATGATCAGGTCGCAAGCCAGAGCGATCTCGAAACCGCCGCCCATCGCAACGCCATTGACTGCGGCAATAACTGGCTTGACGCAATCGAAGCGCGAAGTGAGACCGCCAAAGCCGGTCTTGGGCTGAGAGATGTTGCCCTTGCCGGCCGCCGTGTACTTCAGATCGTTTCCGGCCGAGAACGCGCGATCGCCCGCGCCGGTCAGGATTGCGATCCACTGCTCCGGATCGTTGGAGAAATCGTCGAAGACCTGCTCCAGTTCGTTGTTTGCTGCCGGATGCAGGCTGTTCATCACCTTCGGGCGGTTGATCGTAACCAGTGTGAGGTTCCCATCCCGCTCGACAGTACAAAATTCGAAATCGGCCATCGTTCTCGTCTCCTTCT contains these protein-coding regions:
- a CDS encoding enoyl-CoA hydratase (Catalyzes the reversible hydration of unsaturated fatty acyl-CoA to beta-hydroxyacyl-CoA) gives rise to the protein MADFEFCTVERDGNLTLVTINRPKVMNSLHPAANNELEQVFDDFSNDPEQWIAILTGAGDRAFSAGNDLKYTAAGKGNISQPKTGFGGLTSRFDCVKPVIAAVNGVAMGGGFEIALACDLIIASDNAIFALPEPRVGLAALAGGLQRLPRQIGVKRAMGMILTGRRVSAAEGLDLGFVNEVVPQADLMNAARAWADQILECAPLSIRASKQTVMQSLDRSDLVEALQNGQYSAIGDMVRSADFKEGPRAFAEKRKPEWKGA